From Tripterygium wilfordii isolate XIE 37 chromosome 13, ASM1340144v1, whole genome shotgun sequence, the proteins below share one genomic window:
- the LOC120013175 gene encoding transcription factor DIVARICATA-like: METLYPSPYMSDTGWSSQRSEWTREENKKFESALAIYDEHTPDRWFKVAAMIPGKTVFDVMEQYRELEDDVSDIEAGRVPIPGYLSSSFTWELVGARNSDGYRKRSLAVKTCDRERKKGVPWTEEEHRRFLMGLLKYGKGDWRNISQKFVVSKTPTQVASHAQKYFIRQQLSGVKDKRRPSIHDITTINLTNTTLMDQNKHSFDQSNLLYLQQKPTGMTKEAVMVLDSSNGDLFVASPYESASNGFRLQGNSFYGNAGIDSHNLAFQMPSRRHRIHR, encoded by the exons ATGGAGACTCTATACCCATCTCCTTATATGTCTGACACTGGTTGGTCTAGCCAAAGAAGTGAGTGGACTAGAGAAGAGAATAAGAAGTTTGAGAGTGCTTTGGCCATATATGATGAGCATACTCCGGATAGATGGTTTAAGGTAGCTGCAATGATTCCAGGGAAAACAGTTTTTGATGTGATGGAGCAGTATAGGGAACTAGAAGATGATGTTAGTGATATTGAAGCAGGCCGTGTTCCGATTCCTGGTTATCTTAGCTCATCTTTCACATGGGAGTTGGTTGGTGCTCGCAATTCTGATGGGTATAGGAAGAGGTCTTTGGCAGTAAAGACTTGTGATCgggagaggaagaaaggagttCCATGGACTGAAGAAGAGCACAG GCGGTTTTTGATGGGATTGCTTAAGTATGGTAAAGGGGATTGGCGAAACATATCCCAGAAATTCGTCGTCTCCAAGACCCCAACTCAAGTGGCAAGCCATGCCCAGAAATACTTCATAAGGCAGCAGCTTTCAGGAGTGAAAGATAAGAGGAGACCAAGTATTCATGACATCACTACAATCAATCTCACAAACACAACCCTGATGGATCAAAACAAACATTCATTTGATCAGTCAAATTTGCTTTACTTGCAGCAGAAGCCGACTGGCATGACCAAAGAGGCAGTCATGGTTCTGGATTCGTCTAACGGTGACCTGTTCGTGGCATCTCCTTATGAATCTGCTTCAAATGGCTTTAGATTGCAGGGGAATAGTTTCTATGGCAATGCTGGTATAGACTCCCATAATTTGGCTTTTCAAATGCCATCTAGGAGACATCGTATTCACCGATGA